The proteins below come from a single Pararge aegeria chromosome 23, ilParAegt1.1, whole genome shotgun sequence genomic window:
- the LOC120634077 gene encoding uncharacterized protein LOC120634077, which translates to MLRAMAPIYSKNAILVGVVDYFCLVCEAHLHSDIDTIAHIIQPVHLKHLKAIINVEEFKADGIKKIKNKYFCELCNKLLNVLARVRLHITEQSHIDNKNISFLKRVGDYIIAYEKVLICNRSWNGLNENSCALCNIEYESEEIHKNQSSHILNGIQIKVQFDSDKNIYRKIDEVSFHCLTCNDIVLGQNSLTSHFTGDDHKKLYQACCEAYNKITVDKGPEKLFITIHNFNEKSKGQKKLNSSDEPILPCDQIKSHAIVESETKTKEVIVHDLTSDKIKVIEGTESGSEVYNHKIGKHPLKVIKETESTPEVYNQKIAKQPLKVIGETESASKVYNQKIAKQTLNVIKETESAPEVYNQKNAKPPLKVIEETESESEVYNQKIAEQPLKVIEEPESASEVYNQKIAKQPLKVIEETESASELSNQKNAKQPIRVIEGTESASEVCNQNIAKQPLRVIEETESASEVCNQNIANAAELGKEDNTKLKYVYDENDEYKICKSLNCTGYITTDQDKKNWCILCDWAMVAANISSHVKGKHHQTMLKLHIARLQKLKNNNKSVNYKEGAQNVESDEIPENLNKLQKGDAIVNSESNPVACNKSYTHVEVVNKTIESNILEHKKKHSVIKEGKSKAFDCCKESYMNKHLHDDNDDNKEIKKQNGNYDEIVEKLNEFQKNDININFESLSAYCKKCNTQIDFANKAIEKHILEHKLKPAKKKGKAKMFDSLPSKVSETKSFVTCPVLLKSNDTNNGENKQETTRNKKNDKVCSVISGVDTSKILEDIASSNDTENIPKNAETKSTSLQVVHPKTKKSKAVNLLKVPLKSFVHNVVALNNMMYKDVLINDKYCVNFFCFCFMVQVGQDKYRCQVCHECFRVNDCEFHCAKVEHAVAMHETPVIANDDSEFIREINPGSFLCGFCNMVEASWESMEAHLRSSGHKECKNAASWRKEVYQPRTEETDNFEQIVTDSVAMDMLMNRIPNNLGDA; encoded by the exons ATGTTGAG AGCAATGGCACCAATTTACAGCAAAAATGCAATCCTTGTGGGAGTGGTTGATTATTTCTGTCTTGTGTGTGAAGCCCACCTCCACAGTGACATTGACACAATTGCACACATTATACAGCCTGTTCACCTGAAACATCTGAAAGCTATAATAAATGTTGAGGAATTCAAAGCTGATGGGATtaaaaag atcaaaaataaatatttttgcgaGCTATGCAATAAACTGCTCAATGTGCTAGCTAGAGTACGTTTGCATATCACTGAACAAtcacatatagataataaaaacatCAGTTTTCTCAAAAGGGTTGGCGATTATATTATTGCAtatgaaaaagttttaatatgcAACCGTTCATGGAATGGATTGAATGAAAACTCTTGTGCTCTATGTAATATTGAATATGAAAGTGAGGAGATTCATAAAAACCAATCTTCTCACATACTCAACGGAATACAGATAAAAGTACAATTTGATAgtgacaaaaatatttatcgcaaa ATTGACGAAGTTTCTTTCCATTGCTTGACTTGCAATGATATAGTTCTCGGTCAAAATTCTTTAACATCTCATTTTACTGGAGATGATCATAAAAAACTATACCAAGCCTGCTGTGAAGCTTACAACAAGATAACAGTTGATAAAGGCCCAGAAAAACTATTCATAaccattcataattttaatgaaaaatccAAAGggcaaaaaaaacttaactctAGTGATGAACCAATACTTCCTTGTGATCAGATAAAGTCACATGCGATAGTTGAATCTGAAACTAAAACGAAAGAAGTTATTGTACATGACTTAACATCAGATAAAATTAAGGTAATTGAAGGGACAGAATCTGGATCTGAAGTTTATAACCACAAAATTGGAAAACATCCTTTAAAGGTAATTAAAGAAACAGAATCTACACCTGAAGTTTATAACCAAAAAATTGCAAAACAACCTTTAAAGGTGATTGGAGAAACGGAATCTGCATCTAAAGTTTATAACCAAAAAATTGCAAAACAAACTTTAAACGTAATTAAAGAAACAGAATCCGCACCTGAAGTTTATAACCAGAAAAATGCAAAACCACCTTTAAAGGTCATTGAAGAAACGGAATCTGAATCTGAAGTTTATAACCAGAAAATTGCAGAGCAACCTTTAAAGGTCATTGAAGAACCGGAATCTGCATCAGAAGTTTATAACCAAAAAATTGCAAAACAACCTTTAAAGGTCATCGAAGAAACGGAATCTGCATCTGAACTTTCTAACCAAAAAAATGCAAAACAACCTATAAGGGTAATTGAAGGAACAGAATCTGCATCTGAAGTTTGTAACCAAAATATAGCAAAACAACCTTTAAGGGTAATTGAAGAAACAGAATCTGCATCTGAAGTTTGTAACCAAAATATTGCAAATGCGGCAGAACTAGGTAAAGAAGacaatactaaattaaaatatgtttatgacgaaaatgatgaatataaaatttgtaaatctCTAAACTGCACTGGTTACATAACTACTGaccaagataaaaaaaattggtgtaTTTTATGCGATTGGGCTATGGTTGCTGCAAATATCAGCAGCCATGTCAAAGGGAAACATCACCAAACTATGCTTAAGTTACACATAGCACGTTTACAGAaattgaaaaacaataataaaagtgtTAATTATAAAGAAGGTGCCCAAAATGTTGAATCCGATGAGATTccagaaaatttaaataaattgcaaaaagGCGACGCTATTGTTAACTCTGAATCAAACCCAGTGGCTTGCAACAAGAGTTACACACATGTAGAAGTTGTTAACAAAACCATTGAAAGTAACATTttggaacacaaaaaaaagcatAGCGTTATAAAGGAAGGCAAATCGAAAGCTTTTGATTGTTGCAAAGAATCTTATATGAATAAACATTTACACGACGATAACGatgataataaagaaattaaaaaacaaaatggaaattATGATGAGATAGTGGAAAAACTAAATGAATTCCaaaaaaacgacattaacattaattttgaaTCTCTTTCAGCATATTGCAAAAAATGTAATACACAAATAGACTTTGCTAACAAAGCTatagaaaaacatattttggaaCACAAACTAAAGCCTGCTAAAAAGAAAGGTAAAGCAAAAATGTTTGATAGCTTACCTTCGAAAGTATCAGAAACAAAAAGTTTTGTTACATGCCCTGTgttactaaaaagtaatgatacCAATAATGGGgaaaataaacaagaaacaacaagaaacaaaaaaaatgataaagttTGTTCAGTAATAAGTGGTGTTGATACATCTAAAATTTTAGAAGATATAGCGTCAAGTAATGATACTGAAAACATACCAAAAAATGCGGAAACTAAATCTACTAGCTTGCAAGTCGTacatccaaaaacaaaaaaatcgaaAGCAGTTAACCTGTTAAAAGTGCCGCTTAAATCTTTCGTACATAACGTAGTTGCTTTGAACAATATGATGTACAAAGATGtgttaataaatgataaatactGCGTAAATTTCTTCTGCTTCTGTTTTATGGTGCAGGTTGGACAAGATAAGTACAGATGTCAGGTATGCCATGAGTGTTTCCGAGTTAACGACTGTGAGTTCCACTGCGCGAAGGTGGAACACGCAGTGGCCATGCATGAGACACCAGTGATAGCAAATGACGACTCGGAATTTATAAGGGAG ATTAACCCGGGATCTTTCCTGTGCGGTTTCTGCAACATGGTCGAAGCGTCCTGGGAGAGTATGGAGGCACATCTGAGGAGTTCCGGGCATAAGGAATGCAAGAATGCGGCGTCTTGGCGCAAAGAGGTGTACCAACCGAGAACAGAAGAAACAGATAACTTCGAACAAATAGTAACTGATAGTGTTGCTATGGACATGCTTATGAATCGGATACCTAATAATTTGGGTGATGcttag
- the LOC120634396 gene encoding probable small nuclear ribonucleoprotein Sm D2 — MASTSKPRSEMTLEELSKIEDEEFSTGPLSVLTQSVKNNTQVLINCRNNKKLLGRVKAFDRHCNMVLENVKEMWTEVPRTGKGKKGKAVNKDKFISKMFLRGDSVILVLRNPLATAAGK, encoded by the exons AT GGCATCTACATCCAAGCCACGTTCGGAAATGACTTTGGAGGAGCTATCTAAGATAGAGGATGAAGAATTCAGCACTGGCCCCCTTTCGGTGCTCACGCAGTCCGTAAAAAACAACAcacaagtgcttataaactgtaGAAATAACAAAAAGCTCTTAGGTCGGGTGAAGGCATTCGACCGGCATTGTAACATGGTGCTTGAAAACGTGAAGGAAATGTGGACTGAAGTGCCAAGAACGGGTAAAGGAAAGAAG GGAAAAGCTGTAAACAAAGACAAGTTTATATCAAAGATGTTCCTCCGCGGTGACTCAGTGATCTTAGTGTTAAGGAATCCACTTGCTACTGCAGcgggaaaatag